In Vicugna pacos chromosome 27, VicPac4, whole genome shotgun sequence, one DNA window encodes the following:
- the NPTN gene encoding neuroplastin isoform X2, with translation MSETKLTGDAFELYCDVVGSPTPEIQWWYAEVNRAESFRQLWDGARKRRVTVNTAYGSNGVSVLRITRLTLEDSGTYECRASNDPKRNDLRQNPSITWIRAQATISVLQKPRIVTSEEIVIRDSSSPPVTLQCNLTSNSHTLTYSYWTKNGVELTATRKNASNMEYRINKPRAEDSGEYHCVYHFVSAPKANATIEVKAAPDITGHKRSENKNEGQDAMMYCKSVGYPHPEWIWRKKENGMLVEIVNSSGRFFIINKDNYTELSIMNLQITEDPGEYECNATNSVGSASFVTVLRVRSHLAPLWPFLGILAEIIILVVIIVVYEKRKRPDEVPDDDEPAGPMKTNSTNNHKDKNLRQRNTN, from the exons ATGTCAGAAACTAAGCTCACTGGGGACGCGTTTGAGCTGTACTGTGACGTGGTCGGGAGCCCCACGCCAGAGATCCAGTGGTGGTACGCAGAAGTCAACCGGGCAGAGTCTTTCAGACAGCTGTGGGACGGTGCTCGGAAGCGCCGTGTCACCGTAAACACCGCCTACGGGTCAAACGGCGTGAGTGTGCTGAGAATAACCCGGCTCACCTTGGAGGACTCTGGGACTTACGAGTGCAGGGCCAGCAACGACCCCAAGAGGAATGACTTGAGGCAAAACCCCTCCATAACATGGATTCGAGCCCAGGCCACCATAAGCGTCCTTCAGA AGCCAAGGATTGTCACCAGTGAAGAGATCGTTATTCGAGACAGCTCTTCGCCCCCTGTCACCCTGCAGTGTAACCTCACCTCCAACTCCCACACCCTTACATACAGCTATTGGACAAAGAATGGGGTAGAACTGACCGCCACTCGTAAGAATGCCAGCAACATGGAATACAG GATCAATAAGCCGAGAGCTGAGGATTCAGGCGAATACCACTGTGTATATCACTTTGTCAGTGCTCCTAAAGCAAATGCCACAATTGAAGTGAAAG CTGCTCCTGACATCACTGGCCATAAACGGAGCGAGAACAAGAACGAAGGGCAGGATGCCATGATGTACTGCAAGTCAGTTGGCTACCCCCACCCAGAGTGGATCTGGCGCAAGAAGGAGAACGGTATGCTCGTG GAGATTGTCAACAGCTCTGGCCGCTTCTTCATCATCAACAAGGACAATTACACGGAGCTGAGCATCATGAACCTGCAGATCACAGAAGACCCTGGCGAGTATGAATGTAATGCTACCAACTCCGTTGGCTCTGCCTCCTTTGTCACCGTCCTCAGGGTACGGAGCCACCTGGCTCCACTCTGGCCTTTCTTGGGAATTCTGGCTGAAATCATCATCCTCGTGGTGATCATTGTCGTgtatgagaagaggaagagaccagaTGAAGTTCCTGACG ACGATGAACCAGCTGGGCCAAT GAAAACCAACTCTACCAACAATCACAAAGATAAAAACTTGCGCCAGAGAAACACAAACTAA